TTTCAGTCGTGTCCATTAATATATCAGGATCATAAATCGGCTGGCCGTCGGGCAATAAATTTTTCAAGAGTGCTATTAATTCATCGAGACCGCTTTTACGTTTGGCAGAGATTGCGATTTTATGCTTGAACGCGCAAATTTTGAGATATAAGCCTAACGCTTGTGCAGGGTTGAATCTGTCTGACTTATTTATCGCGAGTATAACCGGTTTTGATTTAACGAGTTCTGCTGTATGAAAGTCTTCAGGGTCTAAACTTTTTGTATTTGCGTCGACGAGCCATAAAATTAAATCAGCTTCTTCTATTGCGTCAAGAATTGAATCATTTAAGAAATTTCCGAGCTTATCACTTGCATTCAAGACTCCCGGCGTATCAGTAAAAATTATCTGCGAGTCCGAATCATTATATATGCACCTGATTAAATTTCTTGTTGTCTGAGGTTTGGGCGATATTATGACTGCATGAGTCTTTAACAGCGCATTAATTAACGAAGATTTACCAGCATTTGGACGGCCTATAACCGCAACAGTTCCGCACTTCATGATTTAATCAGGATCCAGCGTGAAATAATGAGGCAATAATTTTTTCAGCTCGTAGACTTTTGCGCCATCTTTGGAAGCCATAACAACGAGCATATTTTTGTTAAATTCCATTAGCGCCTGACGACAAGCTCCGCAGGGTGGACACTCAATCGTAAAATAATCGTCTCTATCCTCGTGCGAACCAACAACGGCGACTGCTAAAGGGTTTCTTTTTCCCTGCGACACCATGATAACGACTCCGGCACGCTCTGCACAAATTGTAACGCCGTAAGAAGCATTCTCAACGTTGCAGGATAAAATTATTTCGTCATTCTCGAATAACATAGCTGCTCCGACATGAAAACGCGAATACGGCACATAAGCTCTATCTGCTGCCTCACGTGCTTTATTTAACAAGTCTTCAGGCGTAATTTTCTCTGAAGGCCAGAAATCTTTTGCGGACAATTTATTAACCTGCCTTAATGAATGAAATAATTAGTAACGGGAATATTTTACACCATAAAAATTTTTTAATACAACGACGGCAGCAACATCCACAATAATCTTATAATCGGCGAGAAAATAAAATCTATAATTCCCGTCATAAGCAGCACTAGCAAAATAATCATTCCATAACGTTCAAGCCAGTAATAAATGTGCAGATATTTATATGGCAAAAACGCCTCAAGCACCCGCGAACCGTCAAGAGGAGGAATCGGAATCAAGTTAAACGCAGCCAAGCCCATATTTATATTTATCATCTTGGACAAAACTATAATAAGCGGCTCACCACCGAAATTATAAATTCTGTAAATGCCTATGAGTCTTATAATCAAGACAGTTATAATTGCCGTTAAAATATTTCCGACAACACCTGCAAGCGAGACAATAATTAAATCTCTTCTCGGATTCTTGAAATAACGCGTATTAATCGGAACAGGTTTAGCCCATCCAAAGCCGACAAATAAAAGCATAAGAGTCCCGATTAAATCAAAATGGTGAAACGGGTTAAGAGTCAATCTTCCGTAACGCTCTGCTGTGTCATCGCCGACCATTTTTGCAGCAAAGCCATGACAAAATTCATGAAACGATAACGCCCATAATAACGCCGGAACAGTCAATAAAATTTCTCGTATATTCAAATTTATATATCTCATTCTAAGAGTCCTCCTAAACCTAGTTTTAAACCTTTGCGGATCTCATCGCGCGCACGTTCTCTGAGTTCGTCTTTAAATTTTTCGCGCATATTATCTGAGTCAGCCTGCAAATTTTTATCTCCTGCCGATAAATCAAGCGAGTCAGCACTTCCCGAAATTCTTAGCGTTACCGGTCTGAAATCGCCCGAATCTTTTGCACCGTCCCGCAATAAATCTATAACGTTCACAAATTTTGCGTTAATGCCCATTTCCGCAATTAAATCTATTATGACATCTTGACCCGTGAAATTTATAATGCCGTCATGAATTAATTTCGCGTACTTGTATAAAGTTTCGTGCTTGTTGGGGTTAATTGCTGATCCCGTTTTGATAATTAATTTTCCTGCCTGCAATAATAAAGGCGCGTTAATTCCCGAAAATTTTAGACCGTCAGACTTATTTACGAGACTCAGCCAGTCAAAACCGGTTATGATTCCTTCTCCTGCGCTGAAATTTCCTGTGCCCGAAAAATTTTTGTTGTCGCCTGAGATTCGCATTATTAATTTCGCAGAACTCGATATTTTGCCGTCAAGTGTGCCGATTAAGTCATTTAACAGCAAATTTAAATCAAGTCCGGACGCGCTTATGTTATCAGTAAATTTTTGTGCGTTGACATCGAGATTTAATGCGTTCTTGGCCGTACCGTTATAGATTTCAAATGTCCCGTTTGATGATAATTTACCGTCAGAATAATTTAACGGCAGATTTACATCATTGAGTCCGACCTCGTAAAAATTTATAGTGTCAGCATTGATTGAGCCTTTACCGGTGATATTTTTTCCTGTGCCTGAGAGATTAAACGCGAGATTTGCGCCTCCTGAAAGATTTTGCGTGATTCTTTCGAGTCTGAAATTTTGCGAGTTGAGAGCGAGATTTAATTTTACAGCCGGATAAACTTGCATACTTCCCGAAAAAATAATTTCTGCGCCTTTAGTGCCTGTTCTTACGTCGTCGAGAGTCAAATTTTCCGGAGTGCCTGAAATTTTCGCGTTAAATTGTCCGAGATTCAAGCCCTGAAAGATTGCAGACTTAGAATTTGCGAGTAAATTAATTTTCCCGTCATCGTTATTAATTTCCGCGTTGAGTCCCGAAAGAGTCAGCCCTCCAGCAGTTAAAGATTTTGCATGAACATTTATTTTGCCGTCAATTTGCGTTAATTCAATATTTCGCGCGTGAATAGAGTCCATTGCGTGAAGATTTGGCGAGAAAACTAATAGACTCATGACCGGATTATTTATTGTGCCGGAAATTTTTGCGCCCGCGTTGATATTGCCCTTGAGAGAATATTTATTTATTTCGGGAACAAAATTTTTTAATTGTTCAGGAGTCATTGTAAGTGCAGCATTTAAATTTAATTTCGGGTCTGCTGATGTGATAGGCTCTATAATTCCCGTTAAATTTATGTTCATTCCGTTAATAGTGCCTTCGCTGCGTGAGAGAGTCAATTTGTCATTCCTGCACGAAAAATGTAAAGCGGGCTTGATTAATTTGTGATTTGCTGCTGAAATTTCCTGACTTGAGAGACTACCGGCTATAACAGGTCTCCAAGCACTTCCGGTGATGTTTGCCGAGAGATTAATTTTTCCAGCGAGCTTATAATCTGATTCATATTCATATGGGATGAAGTCGGCTGCTCTGTTAATGTCCAAATCTACAATTTTTGCTGTTAGCTTGAGAACAGGTTTAATCAGGAAGGACTCAATTTTTCCCTGTAAATAACCTTGTGCGCCGTCGATTATAAATTTTCCGTTGAGATTTGCCGAGTCAGTGTTAGAAAACTTTATTTGAGTCTTTATGTTCGCAAAATTTTTATCATCATAAACAATTTTAGGAGCCGAGAAATTTATCACGCCGCTTAATGAGTCCGGATTTCCTGTAATATTAGCGTTGAAAGCCTCAATTTTTCCGGATAATTCTTTCATGTCAGGAACGTCTAAATTTGTTTCGCTTGCATCAAGTTTTATCATGAGGGAAATTTTTTCGTTCGGCCTTGAAGCAATTGCGATTTCTCCCTGAATGGGCACATTGAACGCGCTGGCCTGTAAATCATTTATTGTCAAGACGTTTTCAGAGTATGCAAGATTTGCGCTGACTCGTTCGACTATAAGCCCGTAAATTTTTTTGCCGATATAATCAAGACTTCCGGATAATTTGAGATTTTCTTTATCGCCGGTTATGTCAATGTTTAAATTTGTAACGCCTTCAAAGCTGCCCATTTCTGACAGTGCCGGGAATAATAAATCTATTTCGCTCAAATCAAAATCTTGAATCGACGCATGTAAATCTACAGTTTTATTATCGAGCAATCCCCCTGTAGCGAAAAATTTTCCTGAGCCTAACGAAATATCAGATCTATTAATTGCGTTGAAGCCGGCTGACTCGTTGAAGTCGATAACGCCTTTGACCGGAATATTATTTATAGCTGCGTCAATGTCGATATCAAATTTTTCGAGGTCTGCGCGTAATGACTGCACGTTAATGACTCCCAGACGCGAATTAAATTTGCTGTGAAATATATTTATTTTGGGCGGTATTAAATTTTGTGATAGGTCGCTGAATTTTCCCAGTGAGTCAAATAATGAGTCGAGATTCATATTTACGCCGTCAATAGAAATTTCTGACGGTTTTATTTTCCCGCGCAGTAGAGTCGAAAAAATTAGATTGCCCGTCAACTTTTGAGCCGAGAAAACTTTTCGCCCGTCGTTGTTGCGGAGTTCGAAATCTTTCAGCGTGTACCCCTTGAAAGGATTTCCCGTAATGCCTTGTGTGTAGAGGGATAAATTATATTTCTCGAATAAATAATTTCTTGCCAGAGATAAAATCATATTTCCGCCGATGTCAGCGAACGAAAAAATTACTCCCATGAATATAAGCAGAATCACAAGAAAATTTATAAATCTCCTGCGTGCTTTTCTCTTATTCTTGTGTGTGCGCGTAGTTTCACGCAAAAAAATTCACATCCCTTATCGTGATTAAATATACGCGAGCAATTATAAGCTATAAAACGCGTTTAGTTAGCTGTAAATAGTATGATTTGCAATATAGTTAATTACAGCAAAAATTTTCGTAAATATAATATTTTGCATTCCTGCTGCAACCAAAGAGAGCAGCTAACACCACGAATACGGCAAAAGGTTTTAGCTTTTGACTTTGCTGTTATATTTAGTGTGTTGATTTATACATTTAGTGAGAACAGCCAAAATTTTCACGAATCCATTCTCAATAATCCAGCCTTCATATATTATAAACGTGTGATATAGTAATAAAAAATTTTAGGGGGAACTCGTTATTGATGACATTATTAATTTTTCTCGCAGTATTTATATATTTCTTTCTCTTGCGCGCAAAAATTTCTTTCGCCTGCATGACCGTCTTAGTCGGCCGCAAAGCATCTGAGTCCGGCAATGTCTTAGTAGCTCACAACGAGGACGCGCCAGGACGTTATACAATGCAGACTCATTTAGTTCACAAATTGCGCAGACACCCGGGAACAACTATAAAATTTGAACCCGACACAGCAGAACTAGAATTAAACCCTACACGCACGAGTCTTTTATGGTCAGAGGCAAAAACTTATAATCCCGACAAGCCGGAGCCTTCATTTTGTGATTTGTACGTGAACGGATTCGGAGTTGTAATCTGCTCAAATAACTGCGCTGACTCAAAAGAAGACTCACCCGAATTATTTAACGGCGGCATTGCTTACGGTTTACGGCGTTTAGTCGCGGAAAAGGCCATGAACGCAAGAGACGCACTCAATATCGCGTGTGATTTAGTTGACAAGTACGGTTATGCATCAAGCGGGAGATCTTACGCATTTGCAGACTGCGACGAAATTTTTGTAATGCAGATAGTAAACGGCAAACATTACGCAATTCAGCGAGTCCCCGACGACGAAGCCGCAATTATCCCGAATCATTACACGATTCATGACTGCGACAAGAAAGCACGCGGTTATAACGAACTTGTGAATTATGCTATTAAACGAGGCTGGCACGATCCCGAAAATATATTTGATTTCGCAAAAGTTTATCAGAGTGAAGCAACTTACGGACTCGAAAAAAATACTCACAGACACGTCCGGGCATTTGAAATTTTGCTTGATATTGACTTGAGCGGATTATTAGATCATGAATGGGAGTCGCTGCCTTTCTCGATTAAACCTGCTCACAAGGTAAATATTGATACCCTCAAGAAAATTTTGCGGACTCACTTTGAGGGCACAAGCTCGAATAATTCAAACGGTAACACGCCGCATTTCGACTCGCCACTTACGATTTGCAACATTGACACGTTAGAAAGCACTATAGCCGAGATTCGCCGCCGACCTGAACGAATAATTTTGCGTAAAGCTCTTGGCCGGCCTTGTTTTGCGCCTTATGTGCCGTTTTATTTCGGGATAAATTCAATTCCTGAAGGTTACGAGGATGTAGAATCAGAAAAATCTTTGCGCGAACATTTTAATACGCAGCCTCAAGACTTAGATTACAAGAATAATGCGTGGTTCATGAATCAGGAAGTTCAAGCGGCCTGCGATTTGTTGTACCCTGAAAAAAGTGAGATAATCCGCGAAAAAATTTCTGAAGTCGAGTCAGTTATCGAGAAAAAATTATCTGACATTGACCCGCAAATAGAATTACGAATCAAGACAAATCCCTACATAGCCGGTGCAATGATAGAAGGTGCTGTAATGTCATGGGCTGAGGACGCGAAAAATTTAATGAACGAGCTAAAATCGGAGCTTGCTATAATTCCGGCTGAAGCAGAAAATAACATTTCGCCAGAGAAAAATTTTGTCGTGAGAATCAATAATGACAAGTTTGACTCTGAATCGCTTGATATTTCGCAATGCAGGTGCGGACCTTCATATTTGCCGGTTAAAAAATGGTCTGAATGCTTGAATATTGTCAGGAACGATAAATTTTTTACTCTCAAATTTGCTGATTCAGAATGGATTCATGACGCTGTGCCGTGTTTTATGGATTTATATATTTTGCTGGTGAATAAAGACGGCTCTAAACGTGCTGCAACAGTGAAAATAAAAATTTTGGAGGTCTAACAAATGCCGCGAAGAAAAAATTTTAATCTCACTCCTGCCGATATTAAGAAGCTGGGCGGCAAAAAAAGTATAATTATTCTGCTTGTTCTTGCTGTATTCTGGTTCTTCAACGTCGATATTTCGCAGTTTATAGGCGATAATAATAACGTACCAAATAATAATATCGGCTCTGACATTGTGTCCGGAACAGTAAAAAGAGTCATTGACGGCGATACACTTGTAATCACAATAAATAATCAAGATAGGCGCGTTAGATTATTAGGAGTCGACACCCCCGAAACAGTTCACCCGAAAAAAGGTGTGCAGCCCTATGGACGAGAAGCAAGCAATTTCACAAAGCAGTCATTAACCGGCAAAATAGTATGGCTTGAGTATGACTCATCACCGTTAGACAGATACGAACGTCATTTAGCTTATTTATGGCTTGAGAGGCCCGACAGAATCAACGAGTCATCAATACGGCGCGACATGTTCAACGCGAGATTATTATTAGGAGGTTACGCAAGAGTCATGATAATAAAGCCTAATAAACGCTATGAAGATTTATTCAAGAAATTTCAATCAGAGGCGCAGAACTCAAGGCGCGGACTCTGGGCAGCAAATTAAAAGAGGGTGAATTACTCTGAAGAAATTATTTAGTAACTCGTTTATGACGTGGCACGCAGGATTTGCATTATACCGCTCATTAGTCAGCACATTTTTTAATCTCGGAGGGCTGCAAATTCTCAAGCGCAAATATAAAGGCGATATTTCAGAACGTCTCGGCCAAGTTGAAAATATTTCGCAAAAACCTATATGGGTTCACGCGGTCTCAGTCGGTGAAGTTCAGTCGGCAAGCTCATTAATTCGGCGCATAAAGAACAAGAATCCCCGTCCCTGCATAATTTCAACAGTAACAGCTACAGGCCGTGAGACAGCGCAAAATCTTTTAAGCGACATTGTTGACAAGATCATTTACAGCCCATTTGACGCAAAAAAATTTGTCTCGCGTGCAATAGAAAATATCAACCCATGCGCTTATATCACAATGGAGACGGAATTATGGCCGGAAATGTTATATCAGTTAAAGGCGCGTAATATTCCGGCATTCTTGGCAAACGGGAGACTCTCGGAGAAAAGTTTTGCGAGATTGAGACGTACAAAATATTTCTGGCAAGGTGTGCTTGAGTGCTTGAATAAATTAATGGTCAGATTCGACGATGACAAGAGAAAATTTTTAGAGCTTGGAGTCCCTGAAGAAAAAATTATTGTAACAGGAGATTGCAAAGTTGACGCGCTTTTAGATCGCCGCAAATCAGCAGACCCGGAAAAATGGCGGTGGCTCAAGAAAAGTTCTGACTCGCCGTTATTCACAGCTGGGAGCACTCATCAAGGCGAAGACGATGTAGTTATCGCTGCATTCAGAAGCCTGCGCAAAAAATTTCCTGACGCGAGACTCGCAATAGTTCCCCGACACCCTGAACGCGCTTTAATGACAGTTGCGTCTGTACTGCCTTATAGCGATTTGAAGGCGGAATTACTTTCACGAATCGAACGGGAAAATAATAATTATGATGTAATAGTCGTTGATAGAATCGGCGTGCTATTTGATTTGTATGCAGCTTCTGACTCAGTTTTTGTCGGAGGAAGTCTCGTCAACAAGGGCGGCCAGAATCCATTTGAACCGGCTTTATTTGGACTTCCTGCGATTCACGGGCCGAGCATGTCAGATTTTCCCGACACAGAACGAATGGACTCAATGGGTGCGGCTTTCTGCGTGCATAATGATTTAGAGCTTGCGCGTACATGGGAAGAGTCAATTAATCCCGAAAACGTAAAACAAGCACTGAAGAATTGCGCTGATTACTTCAAGACACTAGGCGGGGCAGCAGATAAAACTTGGCAGCAAATAGAATCTCAAATTTAAATTTGACAGAATCAACGCTCAATAGTAAAATACGCTTTGTGTTCGACGAAAGCCGGGCGGATAGTTCAGCGGTAGAACACCTGCTTTACACGCAGGGGGTCGTAGGTTCGAACCCTGCTTCGCCCACCAGAGATTTATAAAACGCGGGGTCGTAGCTCAGTCGGTTTAGAGTGTCGGCCTGTCACGCCGAAGGTCGCGAGTTCAAGTCTCGTCGGCCCCGCCATAAAATATAAATCGCAAAGTGTGAGGCGGGATAGCTCAGTTGGTAGAGCAGCGGACTGAAAATCCGCGTGTCCCCAGTTCAACTCTGGGTCCCGCCACCAGTGTGAACAATAAATAAATATAATTATTACAATGCGGAAGTAGCTCAGGGGTAGAGCACAACCTTGCCAAGGTTGGGGTCGCGGGTTCAAATCCCGTCTTCCGCTCCATTTTTTTGTGATATAGAGTATATTACCCGGATCAAGTGTCCGGGTTTATTTGTGCGCTATAATGTCGTGAAGTCAAAATCAGGGCGGGAATGTTGCATTAAAATTTTTTGCCTCAAAGAATTATCGAACGGCCATAATGCACCGAGCTTGTAATCATATTCGTCTGGTGTTAAATTTTTGTGTTCCGTTTGCATGTGTAAATGTCATCTCACCGCAATATACTTTACCGCCAATCGAATATAAATCGACTCTAACATGCGGTAAACCCTCGCACAATTTCGCAGCAACTTTTTTCATTTCGTCAAAATTTTCAGGTTGGTGAACTTCTGCGTTATGAGTGGGATAACCTAAACCGAATGGCTGTAATTCCCAGTTCATATTATAAAAATTTCGTTCACTTATGTTGTGTTGTTCATTGTGAAAATCAATAGCACAATAATACGGGATACCATCAAAACAAAAAAATCTATAATCATTAATTGCTGCTTCATCCATAAATTTCTCGATTAAAATTTTCGGCTTAATATCGCGATAATGCATCTCCCAGCCAAGCCAAGCATAATTTCTCTTGATTAAAGCATCATATTTTTTCTTTAGTTCAGAAATATTTATTTTGCTTTTATCATGTACAAGAGTAACGCTCCCCGAGTCATGATTGCACTTAATAACAAATTTATCCGGCAATGAGTTAAAATCGATCTCATCAAATGAGTCATAAATTCCATAAAGCGGGATTAAATATTGCTCGCCTAGTTTATCGCGTATCCATTCACGGACGATATATTTATCTGCGAGTCTAGTTTTTTCTGGAGTGGGCATGTAAACTTTTGCGACGTTAATTTTTTCGTTGTAAGTCTGCGGGGCGTCCCAGTTTAATTTGCGATTGAAAATTTTTTGATATTGCTCGCCGATTGCTTGCTCGATTTGCGCGTAAGTCATTCTTTGAAGTCGGAGATATGCGGTTTCTTCTGCACGTTTGATTCTGCGTTGATTGAGACTCGTTAAAAATTTTGAGTTGTCGATTAAATGAGTCCTAATAAAATGCCG
The window above is part of the Synergistaceae bacterium genome. Proteins encoded here:
- the era gene encoding GTPase Era gives rise to the protein MKCGTVAVIGRPNAGKSSLINALLKTHAVIISPKPQTTRNLIRCIYNDSDSQIIFTDTPGVLNASDKLGNFLNDSILDAIEEADLILWLVDANTKSLDPEDFHTAELVKSKPVILAINKSDRFNPAQALGLYLKICAFKHKIAISAKRKSGLDELIALLKNLLPDGQPIYDPDILMDTTERFMASEIIREKILMLLRYEVPHRVAVEIDEYKSPDEFPDRKKLYIRASLITETEGQKKILIGAGGSMIKKIGETARNSLEQITGLPVFLELWVKVIPGWRKNNIALKRLGYA
- a CDS encoding cytidine deaminase, producing the protein MSAKDFWPSEKITPEDLLNKAREAADRAYVPYSRFHVGAAMLFENDEIILSCNVENASYGVTICAERAGVVIMVSQGKRNPLAVAVVGSHEDRDDYFTIECPPCGACRQALMEFNKNMLVVMASKDGAKVYELKKLLPHYFTLDPD
- a CDS encoding site-2 protease family protein, which encodes MRYINLNIREILLTVPALLWALSFHEFCHGFAAKMVGDDTAERYGRLTLNPFHHFDLIGTLMLLFVGFGWAKPVPINTRYFKNPRRDLIIVSLAGVVGNILTAIITVLIIRLIGIYRIYNFGGEPLIIVLSKMININMGLAAFNLIPIPPLDGSRVLEAFLPYKYLHIYYWLERYGMIILLVLLMTGIIDFIFSPIIRLLWMLLPSLY
- a CDS encoding C69 family dipeptidase, translated to MMTLLIFLAVFIYFFLLRAKISFACMTVLVGRKASESGNVLVAHNEDAPGRYTMQTHLVHKLRRHPGTTIKFEPDTAELELNPTRTSLLWSEAKTYNPDKPEPSFCDLYVNGFGVVICSNNCADSKEDSPELFNGGIAYGLRRLVAEKAMNARDALNIACDLVDKYGYASSGRSYAFADCDEIFVMQIVNGKHYAIQRVPDDEAAIIPNHYTIHDCDKKARGYNELVNYAIKRGWHDPENIFDFAKVYQSEATYGLEKNTHRHVRAFEILLDIDLSGLLDHEWESLPFSIKPAHKVNIDTLKKILRTHFEGTSSNNSNGNTPHFDSPLTICNIDTLESTIAEIRRRPERIILRKALGRPCFAPYVPFYFGINSIPEGYEDVESEKSLREHFNTQPQDLDYKNNAWFMNQEVQAACDLLYPEKSEIIREKISEVESVIEKKLSDIDPQIELRIKTNPYIAGAMIEGAVMSWAEDAKNLMNELKSELAIIPAEAENNISPEKNFVVRINNDKFDSESLDISQCRCGPSYLPVKKWSECLNIVRNDKFFTLKFADSEWIHDAVPCFMDLYILLVNKDGSKRAATVKIKILEV
- a CDS encoding thermonuclease family protein; this translates as MPRRKNFNLTPADIKKLGGKKSIIILLVLAVFWFFNVDISQFIGDNNNVPNNNIGSDIVSGTVKRVIDGDTLVITINNQDRRVRLLGVDTPETVHPKKGVQPYGREASNFTKQSLTGKIVWLEYDSSPLDRYERHLAYLWLERPDRINESSIRRDMFNARLLLGGYARVMIIKPNKRYEDLFKKFQSEAQNSRRGLWAAN
- a CDS encoding 3-deoxy-D-manno-octulosonic acid transferase, whose translation is MTWHAGFALYRSLVSTFFNLGGLQILKRKYKGDISERLGQVENISQKPIWVHAVSVGEVQSASSLIRRIKNKNPRPCIISTVTATGRETAQNLLSDIVDKIIYSPFDAKKFVSRAIENINPCAYITMETELWPEMLYQLKARNIPAFLANGRLSEKSFARLRRTKYFWQGVLECLNKLMVRFDDDKRKFLELGVPEEKIIVTGDCKVDALLDRRKSADPEKWRWLKKSSDSPLFTAGSTHQGEDDVVIAAFRSLRKKFPDARLAIVPRHPERALMTVASVLPYSDLKAELLSRIERENNNYDVIVVDRIGVLFDLYAASDSVFVGGSLVNKGGQNPFEPALFGLPAIHGPSMSDFPDTERMDSMGAAFCVHNDLELARTWEESINPENVKQALKNCADYFKTLGGAADKTWQQIESQI